The following proteins come from a genomic window of Solidesulfovibrio sp.:
- a CDS encoding RNA methyltransferase, whose product MRICITERRLDRIREVLAKRQTDLTLVINNIHDPHNVSAILRSCDAFGIHRVHLLYTDTAFPALGKKSSGSAKKWVETMRHQSAAALAEHLKGQGFSLVATSFSESARPLPAWDLTGKIAIILGNEHRGVDEDLAPHIDGALYIPMQGMVQSLNVSVAAAVILYEGFRQRHAAGCYDAPCLPAEELERLTRLWAQK is encoded by the coding sequence ATGCGCATCTGCATCACCGAACGCCGGCTCGACCGCATCCGCGAGGTGCTCGCCAAACGGCAGACCGACCTGACGCTCGTCATAAACAACATCCATGATCCGCACAACGTTTCGGCCATATTACGAAGCTGCGACGCCTTCGGCATCCACCGCGTCCACCTGCTTTACACCGATACGGCCTTTCCCGCCCTGGGGAAAAAGTCCTCGGGTTCGGCCAAAAAATGGGTCGAAACCATGCGCCACCAAAGCGCCGCCGCCCTGGCCGAACACCTCAAGGGCCAGGGCTTTTCCCTCGTGGCCACCAGCTTCTCCGAATCGGCCCGGCCCCTGCCGGCCTGGGACCTGACCGGGAAAATCGCCATCATCCTCGGCAACGAACACCGGGGCGTGGACGAAGACCTGGCCCCGCACATCGACGGAGCGCTTTATATTCCCATGCAGGGTATGGTGCAAAGCCTCAATGTGTCCGTGGCCGCCGCCGTCATCCTGTACGAAGGCTTCCGCCAGCGCCATGCCGCCGGCTGTTACGACGCACCCTGCCTGCCGGCCGAGGAACTGGAACGGCTGACACGGCTTTGGGCGCAGAAGTAG
- the panB gene encoding 3-methyl-2-oxobutanoate hydroxymethyltransferase, whose product MSKMTAPAVTAAKGTRKLAMLTAYDFAAARLAEAAGMDMLLVGDSLAMVVLGHEDTLSVTMDEMLHHTKAVARGAEKALVVADMPFLSYQVSVPEAVANAGRFLKEGRAGAVKLEGGREVLPQVRAIVTAGIPVVGHVGLTPQHVAALGGFKVQSKTAEAATTLLGDALALAEAGCFAIVLECIPAPVAAEVTKRLPVPTIGIGAGPDCDGQVLVFHDVLGLYDRFLPKFVKRYARLGELAVEALTQWGDAVRTGAFPGPEQSFSMAPDAQAAFLTGIASGAPTDSSAGGNT is encoded by the coding sequence ATGTCGAAAATGACCGCCCCGGCGGTGACCGCCGCCAAGGGCACACGCAAGCTGGCCATGCTCACGGCCTATGATTTCGCGGCGGCGCGCCTGGCCGAGGCCGCCGGCATGGACATGCTGCTGGTCGGGGATTCCCTGGCCATGGTGGTGCTTGGCCACGAGGACACGCTGTCCGTGACCATGGACGAGATGCTTCACCATACCAAGGCCGTGGCGCGCGGGGCCGAAAAGGCGCTGGTGGTGGCCGACATGCCGTTTCTGTCCTACCAGGTGTCGGTGCCCGAGGCGGTGGCCAATGCCGGGCGTTTCCTGAAGGAAGGCCGGGCCGGGGCGGTCAAGCTGGAGGGCGGGCGCGAGGTGCTGCCGCAGGTGCGGGCCATCGTGACCGCCGGCATCCCGGTCGTGGGCCATGTGGGGCTCACCCCCCAGCATGTGGCGGCCCTGGGCGGTTTCAAGGTCCAGTCCAAGACGGCCGAGGCGGCGACGACGCTGTTGGGCGATGCCTTGGCCCTGGCCGAGGCGGGCTGCTTCGCCATCGTGCTGGAATGCATTCCGGCGCCGGTCGCGGCCGAAGTGACCAAGCGGCTGCCCGTGCCGACCATCGGCATCGGCGCCGGCCCGGACTGCGACGGCCAGGTTTTGGTTTTCCATGACGTTCTGGGGCTCTACGACCGGTTCTTGCCGAAATTCGTCAAGCGGTACGCGAGGCTGGGAGAACTGGCCGTGGAGGCGTTGACGCAGTGGGGCGATGCGGTTAGAACCGGCGCTTTTCCGGGACCGGAGCAGAGTTTTTCCATGGCGCCCGACGCCCAGGCCGCTTTCCTCACCGGTATCGCTTCCGGAGCGCCGACGGATTCGTCGGCTGGCGGCAACACCTGA
- a CDS encoding tetratricopeptide repeat protein translates to MKNKQYDDDVREFIALQNGVFLVVSTDSLFNKNLRGTLLRHLTIKDECVHNITTIEALHKDIKLFRSKNHKLLIFIERELNGRNTSDLIRYLKSDYSNALYVIVLTTEVERDKLVLLHELGADNIITKPISPDTLIEKIAFTVKPRGQIGELMDKGRQSLDMGDPLEAAKTAKQVLDIKPNSPAGLLLMGDALRAMGKRDEALRAYTQAEKGAKLFLDPLKKIAALHHDDGNTAEELRFLERLDKLSPLNVDRKVDIGTGYIKLGDADKAKTAFDQAVRIATKEALDAVSRVTQTIAVRCMDIAPELSEQYLRQALGTRKNMLDRSDIETFNRLGLMLRRQGKWQEAIIEYRKALKISPDDGGLFYNISMAFTEGRQYIEAYQYLDRALTLNADLWRTSEAVCYNIATVYRRYGKKEQALDYLKRALDLNPDYAKAKTLLEEIGQGG, encoded by the coding sequence ATGAAAAACAAGCAATATGACGATGATGTCCGGGAATTCATCGCCCTGCAAAACGGCGTGTTCCTGGTGGTCAGCACGGATTCGCTTTTCAACAAGAATTTGCGGGGCACCCTGCTGCGCCATCTGACCATCAAGGACGAATGCGTCCACAACATCACCACCATCGAGGCCCTGCACAAAGATATCAAGCTGTTTCGTTCCAAGAACCATAAACTGCTGATTTTCATTGAACGGGAACTCAATGGGCGCAATACGTCGGACCTTATCCGCTACCTGAAATCCGACTACAGCAACGCCCTCTATGTCATCGTCCTGACCACCGAGGTGGAGCGCGACAAGCTGGTGCTGTTGCACGAACTTGGCGCGGACAACATCATCACCAAACCCATCTCGCCGGATACGCTGATCGAAAAGATCGCCTTCACGGTCAAACCGCGCGGCCAGATCGGTGAACTCATGGACAAGGGCCGCCAGAGCCTGGACATGGGCGATCCCCTGGAAGCGGCCAAGACGGCCAAGCAGGTGCTGGACATCAAGCCCAACAGCCCGGCGGGCCTTCTGCTCATGGGCGACGCCCTGCGGGCCATGGGCAAGCGCGACGAAGCCTTGCGGGCCTACACGCAGGCCGAAAAAGGGGCCAAACTCTTCCTCGATCCGCTCAAAAAGATCGCCGCCCTGCACCACGACGACGGCAACACGGCCGAGGAACTCCGGTTCCTGGAACGCCTGGACAAGCTTTCGCCGCTCAACGTCGATCGCAAGGTCGACATCGGCACGGGCTACATCAAGCTCGGCGACGCCGACAAGGCCAAGACCGCCTTCGACCAGGCCGTGCGCATCGCCACCAAGGAAGCCCTGGACGCGGTCAGCCGCGTCACCCAGACCATCGCCGTGCGCTGCATGGACATCGCGCCGGAACTGTCCGAGCAGTACCTGCGCCAGGCCCTGGGTACCCGCAAGAACATGCTCGACCGCTCGGACATCGAGACCTTCAACCGCCTGGGCCTGATGCTGCGCCGCCAGGGCAAATGGCAGGAAGCCATCATCGAATACCGCAAGGCGCTCAAGATCTCGCCCGACGACGGCGGGCTTTTCTACAACATCTCCATGGCCTTCACCGAAGGGCGCCAGTACATCGAGGCCTACCAGTACCTGGACCGGGCCCTGACCCTCAATGCCGACCTGTGGCGCACCAGCGAAGCGGTTTGCTACAACATCGCCACTGTCTACCGGCGCTACGGCAAGAAGGAACAGGCCCTGGACTACCTGAAACGGGCCCTGGACCTCAACCCCGACTACGCCAAGGCCAAGACCCTGCTCGAGGAAATCGGCCAGGGAGGCTGA
- the lgt gene encoding prolipoprotein diacylglyceryl transferase has translation MLVYPNFDPVAVSLGPLHVRWYGLMYLVGFCSAWLLGRYRAGRPGSGWTPEAVDDLITYSVLGVVVGGRVGYELFYDLPGLVADPLSFFKVWQGGMSFHGGILGMSVVTWLLGRKTGKGFWGIADFLVPLVPLGILAGRIGNFINGELWGKPGNVPWAMVFPDPRAGDVPRHPSQLYEAGLEGAALFVILWLYSAKKRKYGAVSGAFCLWYGIFRFVAEFVRVPDPQLGYLAFGWLTMGQLLSLPVIALGAWLLWLRPAPTPGAGG, from the coding sequence ATGCTCGTCTATCCGAATTTCGATCCCGTGGCCGTAAGCCTCGGCCCCCTGCACGTGCGCTGGTACGGGCTGATGTACCTCGTCGGCTTCTGCTCGGCCTGGCTGCTGGGCCGCTACCGGGCCGGCCGGCCCGGCTCGGGCTGGACCCCGGAAGCGGTCGACGACCTGATCACCTATTCCGTGCTCGGCGTGGTGGTGGGCGGCCGGGTCGGCTACGAGCTGTTCTACGACCTGCCCGGGCTCGTGGCCGATCCGCTGTCCTTTTTCAAGGTCTGGCAGGGGGGCATGTCCTTTCACGGCGGCATCCTGGGCATGTCCGTGGTGACGTGGCTTCTGGGCAGGAAAACCGGGAAGGGCTTTTGGGGGATCGCCGATTTTCTGGTGCCGCTCGTGCCGCTGGGCATCCTGGCCGGACGCATCGGCAACTTCATCAACGGCGAACTGTGGGGCAAGCCCGGGAACGTGCCCTGGGCCATGGTCTTTCCCGACCCCAGGGCCGGCGACGTGCCGCGCCACCCCTCCCAGCTCTACGAGGCCGGGCTCGAAGGCGCGGCGCTGTTCGTGATCCTGTGGCTGTATTCGGCCAAAAAGCGCAAATACGGCGCCGTGTCGGGCGCGTTTTGCCTGTGGTACGGCATCTTCCGCTTCGTGGCGGAGTTCGTGCGCGTGCCCGACCCCCAGCTCGGCTACCTGGCCTTCGGCTGGCTGACCATGGGCCAGCTGTTGAGCCTGCCGGTCATCGCCCTGGGCGCCTGGCTGCTGTGGCTGCGCCCGGCCCCTACTCCCGGTGCAGGGGGATGA
- a CDS encoding glutaminyl-peptide cyclotransferase, translating into MSSLFKMFSRSLAGLCLGLWLAAAGPALAGAPVVAARVVATLPHDTAAFTQGLLYKDGLLYESTGLYGQSTLRRLDAATGKVLDKRALPSRYFGEGLALAGGRLHQLTWREGRVLLADPASLRSLGELPLPTEGWGVTVLDGALVVSDGSARLTFYDPATMRPVGGVDVTEDGAPVAALNELEIVAGHIWANVWHSPRIAVIEPASGRVVAWVDCTNLARPVTAADPERVLNGIAHDPATGRTWVTGKNWPAIYEITAPGLPQGKGR; encoded by the coding sequence ATGTCCTCGCTTTTCAAGATGTTTTCGCGAAGCCTGGCCGGGCTGTGCCTGGGGCTGTGGCTGGCGGCGGCCGGGCCGGCCCTGGCCGGGGCGCCGGTCGTGGCGGCGCGTGTCGTGGCGACGCTTCCCCACGACACGGCCGCCTTCACCCAGGGCCTGCTCTACAAGGACGGCCTGCTCTACGAGAGCACCGGGCTCTACGGCCAGTCGACGCTTCGCCGCCTGGACGCGGCCACGGGCAAGGTGCTCGACAAGCGGGCCTTGCCGTCGCGCTATTTCGGCGAGGGCCTGGCCCTGGCCGGCGGCCGTCTCCACCAGCTGACCTGGCGCGAGGGGCGGGTGCTTCTGGCCGACCCGGCCAGCTTGCGCTCCCTGGGCGAACTGCCCTTGCCCACCGAGGGCTGGGGAGTCACGGTCCTCGACGGGGCGCTGGTGGTCAGCGACGGCAGCGCCAGGCTGACCTTCTACGATCCCGCCACCATGCGGCCCGTGGGGGGCGTCGACGTGACCGAGGACGGCGCGCCCGTGGCCGCGCTCAACGAACTGGAGATCGTGGCCGGGCACATCTGGGCCAATGTCTGGCACAGCCCGCGCATCGCGGTCATCGAGCCGGCCTCGGGCCGGGTGGTCGCCTGGGTGGATTGCACGAATCTGGCCCGGCCTGTAACCGCGGCCGACCCCGAGCGCGTCTTAAACGGCATAGCCCATGATCCGGCCACGGGCCGGACCTGGGTCACGGGCAAGAACTGGCCCGCGATATACGAAATCACGGCGCCCGGCCTCCCCCAGGGGAAGGGCCGGTAG
- a CDS encoding glycosyltransferase family 9 protein, with protein sequence MKILLHNLTRFGDLLQSQPALAELAGQGHRVAVACLENFAGAAALLPEAEAILPLPGSRFLAGLGGDWRQALAALDGYVRRVNAEFAPDAAVNLTPALAARLLARRLCGEAVRGFSLDSHGFRHESSLWAAFLEASSADRALSPFNVVDLFRKAAGVGRGPGRFALRRPAAPALEAADTALAAQTPEGATRYVGFQLGASAEARQWPPDFFARLGEGLWEGSRALPVLLGGPGEKALAAAYRQTCRAPSVDLVGATDLPALAATLCRLKLLVTNDTGTLHLAAGLDVPSISIFLATAQPFDTGPYREGCLCLEPDMPCHPCPFGVPCPHGNACRRAIGPDTVLAAATAFLSGEGFRPGAYPGARAWLSGFDAAGFMDMASLSGHGDTARAVWLRLSRRVLRQFLDEEAFAPAGEERHALPGPDHDALARLLAQSSDLLRLLAGQAGLAARNPAMTGRFLATWERIRGLWTASPRLGAVGRLWQREAQRAEPDLPALTGRIDRYAALIQAFSDRLARA encoded by the coding sequence ATGAAGATTTTGTTGCACAATCTCACGCGGTTCGGCGACCTGCTCCAATCCCAGCCGGCCCTGGCCGAACTGGCCGGCCAGGGGCACCGGGTGGCCGTGGCCTGCCTGGAAAATTTTGCCGGCGCGGCGGCGCTGCTGCCCGAGGCCGAGGCCATCCTGCCCCTGCCCGGCTCACGCTTCCTGGCCGGGCTGGGCGGCGACTGGCGCCAGGCCCTGGCCGCCCTGGACGGCTATGTGCGGCGGGTGAACGCGGAATTCGCCCCCGACGCGGCGGTCAACCTGACTCCGGCCCTGGCGGCGCGGCTTCTGGCCAGGCGGCTGTGCGGCGAGGCCGTGCGCGGCTTTTCCCTGGATTCCCACGGTTTTCGTCACGAATCCTCCCTCTGGGCCGCCTTTCTGGAGGCCTCCTCGGCCGATCGGGCCTTGAGCCCCTTCAACGTCGTGGACCTGTTTCGCAAGGCCGCCGGCGTGGGCCGGGGACCGGGGCGTTTCGCCCTGCGCCGTCCGGCCGCGCCGGCCCTGGAGGCGGCCGACACGGCCCTGGCCGCGCAAACGCCCGAGGGCGCCACCCGGTACGTCGGCTTCCAGCTCGGGGCCAGCGCCGAGGCCAGGCAGTGGCCGCCGGATTTCTTCGCCAGGCTCGGCGAGGGGCTCTGGGAAGGCTCTCGCGCCCTGCCGGTGCTCCTTGGCGGCCCGGGCGAAAAGGCCCTGGCCGCCGCCTATCGCCAAACCTGCCGCGCCCCCAGCGTGGACCTCGTCGGCGCCACCGACCTGCCGGCCCTGGCCGCCACCCTGTGCCGGCTCAAGCTGCTCGTGACCAACGACACCGGCACCCTGCACCTGGCCGCCGGCCTCGACGTGCCCTCCATCTCCATCTTCCTGGCCACGGCCCAGCCCTTCGACACCGGCCCCTACCGGGAGGGCTGCCTGTGCCTGGAGCCGGACATGCCCTGCCATCCCTGCCCCTTCGGTGTGCCCTGTCCCCATGGCAACGCCTGCCGCCGGGCCATCGGGCCGGACACGGTCCTGGCGGCGGCCACGGCCTTTCTTTCGGGCGAGGGCTTCCGGCCGGGGGCCTATCCCGGGGCCAGGGCCTGGCTGTCGGGCTTCGACGCCGCCGGGTTCATGGACATGGCCTCCCTGTCCGGCCATGGGGACACGGCCCGGGCGGTCTGGTTGCGGCTGTCGCGGCGGGTGCTTCGTCAATTCCTTGACGAGGAAGCCTTCGCGCCGGCCGGGGAGGAGCGCCACGCCTTGCCCGGCCCGGACCACGACGCCCTGGCGCGACTGCTGGCCCAGTCGTCCGACCTGCTGCGCCTGCTGGCCGGCCAGGCCGGGCTGGCCGCCCGCAACCCGGCCATGACCGGCCGGTTCCTGGCCACCTGGGAGCGCATTCGCGGCCTGTGGACGGCCTCGCCGCGGCTGGGGGCCGTGGGCCGGCTGTGGCAGCGGGAAGCCCAGCGGGCCGAGCCCGACCTGCCGGCCCTGACCGGGCGCATCGACCGCTATGCCGCCCTCATCCAAGCCTTTTCCGACCGGCTGGCTCGCGCCTGA
- a CDS encoding sensor domain-containing diguanylate cyclase → MDGPSDTHDLAAKARELERFLPEGRQPEFRALWAGLLDGREAGERKLFEAVSRLERLGDDNARLRERLRRQHGNMERLQEIFRVNDQVFHTFRSALTLSRRLRQLADLPEVMDELARAMGVPLLACQLSREDFEGYVPPGYPCPTARELDQALAGLPAGDAPGRAYVGPVSALPAPERFWPKQALDARPQLASGSCFIAVLGDKYRPERVIGSLALGDPDPERYTPRKGTDFLEHFCEVLAGDLLHVKIHEELARQRDCDELTGIPNRAYLRRHGPGLLRLAERKGSPAALLFCDLDRFKNVNDLFGHETGDAVLCDVARAMAGRVRAYDLLARLGGDEFVVLLPDAGEGEAAAMAKRLRACVAQVARDRRLSGSPGLSVSIGIALHIPGQTIDDLTRRADAAMYADKRAPAGP, encoded by the coding sequence ATGGATGGTCCGTCCGACACGCACGACCTGGCCGCCAAGGCCCGGGAACTGGAGCGCTTTTTGCCCGAGGGCCGACAGCCCGAGTTCCGGGCCCTGTGGGCCGGCCTGCTCGATGGCCGGGAGGCCGGCGAGCGCAAGCTGTTCGAGGCCGTCTCCCGCCTGGAGCGCCTTGGGGACGACAACGCCCGCCTGCGCGAACGCCTGCGGCGCCAACACGGCAACATGGAGCGCCTTCAGGAGATCTTTCGCGTCAACGACCAGGTCTTCCACACCTTCCGCTCGGCCCTGACCCTGTCGCGCCGGCTGCGCCAACTGGCCGACCTGCCGGAGGTCATGGACGAACTGGCCCGGGCCATGGGCGTGCCGCTCCTGGCCTGCCAACTGTCCCGGGAGGATTTCGAAGGCTACGTGCCACCCGGCTACCCCTGCCCCACCGCCCGGGAGCTCGACCAGGCCCTGGCCGGTCTGCCGGCCGGGGATGCCCCGGGCCGGGCCTATGTCGGCCCGGTGTCCGCCCTGCCCGCCCCCGAGCGCTTCTGGCCCAAGCAAGCCCTGGACGCGCGGCCGCAGCTGGCCTCGGGGTCGTGCTTCATCGCCGTGCTTGGCGACAAATACCGCCCGGAGCGCGTCATCGGCAGCCTGGCCCTGGGCGATCCGGACCCGGAGCGCTACACGCCGCGCAAGGGCACCGATTTTCTGGAGCATTTCTGCGAAGTTTTGGCCGGGGATCTGCTTCACGTCAAGATCCACGAGGAACTCGCCCGCCAGCGCGACTGCGACGAACTGACGGGCATCCCCAACCGGGCCTACCTGCGCCGCCACGGCCCGGGCCTGCTGCGCCTGGCCGAACGCAAGGGCTCGCCGGCGGCCCTGCTTTTTTGCGACCTCGACCGCTTCAAAAACGTCAACGACCTGTTCGGCCACGAAACCGGCGACGCCGTCCTGTGCGACGTGGCCCGGGCCATGGCCGGGCGGGTACGGGCCTACGACCTGCTGGCCCGGCTCGGCGGCGACGAGTTCGTGGTGCTGCTGCCCGACGCCGGCGAGGGCGAGGCCGCGGCCATGGCCAAGCGCCTGCGGGCCTGCGTGGCCCAGGTCGCCAGGGACCGCCGCCTGTCCGGCTCGCCCGGCCTGTCCGTGTCCATCGGCATCGCCTTGCACATTCCCGGCCAAACCATCGACGACCTGACCCGACGGGCCGACGCCGCCATGTACGCGGACAAGCGCGCCCCGGCCGGGCCCTGA
- the nagZ gene encoding beta-N-acetylhexosaminidase: MQPSCLARYAALLAFALTVFWGTAAPAAPRAKALLAAMTLEEKVGQLFMVWFEGPVVSPETADLIRQRHLGGVILYAVPGNVVSPGQLAALTAALQAEAAATRLGLGLLVGVDQEGGPVARLRDGFTVFPSQMAQAAAGRPDLVRQAALATGRELAAVGINVDFAPVADVNANPENPVIGIRSFGEHPADVARLSAAATSGYESAGVVCTPKHFPGHGDTAVDSHVGLPRVDHDAGSLDRVDFPPFRAAIAAGAPAIMTAHVLAPALEPDELPATLSRRVLSDVLRGRLGFSGAIFTDSLGMGAVAATFGTAEAAVRALAAGADILLIGADVGRPAAERLEAMDRVTEAARSGRVSAARLDAAVLAVLRLKERYGLLDAATLAKPAPDGATPPASPAHAALARQIAERAVTAFGPTAPALPAGRDPSTLVVRPRLGRPAADAEAEAGIAAWYGPRTLFLEADPDEAAIAAATGAAQTASRLVLMVTDARRNPGQRRLAEALSREAPGRLVLVAAQSPYDLALLPASGVRLATYGETPAGLEALGRALFTAFRPSGRCPVTVNAPATGMLRPR; the protein is encoded by the coding sequence ATGCAGCCATCCTGCCTCGCGCGATACGCCGCGCTTCTCGCCTTCGCGCTGACCGTTTTCTGGGGCACCGCCGCCCCGGCCGCCCCGCGGGCCAAGGCCCTGCTCGCCGCCATGACCCTGGAGGAAAAAGTCGGCCAGCTCTTCATGGTCTGGTTCGAGGGGCCGGTCGTTTCGCCGGAGACGGCCGACCTGATCCGGCAGCGCCATCTGGGCGGCGTGATCCTGTATGCCGTTCCCGGCAACGTGGTCTCGCCCGGGCAGCTTGCGGCCCTCACCGCCGCCTTGCAGGCCGAGGCCGCCGCCACGCGCCTGGGGCTGGGGCTGCTTGTGGGCGTGGACCAGGAAGGCGGCCCCGTGGCCCGGCTGCGCGACGGGTTCACCGTCTTTCCGAGCCAGATGGCCCAGGCCGCCGCCGGCCGGCCGGACCTGGTGCGCCAGGCCGCCCTGGCCACGGGCCGGGAACTGGCCGCCGTCGGCATCAACGTCGATTTCGCCCCCGTGGCCGACGTCAACGCCAACCCGGAAAACCCGGTCATCGGCATCCGCTCCTTCGGGGAACACCCGGCCGACGTGGCCCGACTCTCGGCGGCCGCCACCTCGGGCTACGAAAGCGCCGGCGTCGTGTGCACGCCCAAGCACTTCCCGGGCCACGGCGACACGGCCGTGGATTCCCACGTGGGCCTGCCCCGGGTGGACCACGACGCGGGAAGCCTCGACCGGGTGGATTTCCCCCCCTTCCGGGCGGCCATCGCCGCCGGGGCGCCGGCGATCATGACGGCCCACGTGCTGGCCCCGGCCCTGGAACCGGACGAACTGCCGGCGACCCTCTCCCGGCGGGTCCTGTCCGATGTCCTGCGCGGCCGGCTGGGTTTTTCCGGGGCCATCTTCACCGATTCCCTGGGCATGGGCGCCGTGGCCGCGACCTTCGGCACGGCCGAGGCGGCCGTGCGCGCGCTTGCGGCCGGGGCCGACATCCTGCTGATCGGCGCCGACGTCGGCCGGCCGGCGGCGGAACGCCTGGAAGCCATGGACCGGGTGACCGAGGCGGCGCGCTCGGGGCGCGTGTCCGCCGCCCGCCTGGACGCGGCCGTGCTGGCCGTCTTGCGCCTCAAGGAACGCTACGGCCTGCTCGACGCCGCGACCCTGGCCAAGCCCGCCCCCGACGGCGCCACCCCGCCGGCCAGCCCGGCCCATGCCGCCCTGGCCCGGCAGATCGCCGAACGGGCCGTGACCGCCTTCGGCCCGACCGCCCCGGCCCTGCCCGCCGGACGCGACCCGTCCACCCTGGTCGTGCGGCCGCGCCTGGGCCGGCCGGCCGCGGACGCCGAGGCCGAGGCCGGCATCGCCGCCTGGTACGGCCCGCGCACGCTGTTCCTCGAGGCCGACCCCGACGAGGCGGCCATCGCGGCGGCGACCGGCGCGGCGCAGACGGCCTCGCGCCTGGTCCTTATGGTCACCGACGCCCGGCGCAACCCCGGCCAGCGCCGCCTGGCCGAGGCCCTGTCCCGGGAAGCGCCGGGCCGGCTGGTCCTGGTGGCGGCCCAGTCGCCCTACGACCTGGCCCTGCTGCCCGCATCCGGCGTCCGGCTGGCCACCTACGGCGAGACGCCGGCCGGCCTGGAGGCGCTTGGCCGGGCGCTTTTCACGGCGTTTCGGCCAAGCGGCCGCTGTCCCGTGACGGTCAACGCCCCGGCAACGGGAATGTTGCGTCCGCGCTAA